DNA sequence from the Candidatus Limnocylindrales bacterium genome:
TGTGGGTCGCCGTAAACGACGCGGCGTGAGCAACGGGCTCTCGTGCTGAAGAAGGCTAATGCACATTGAGCCGGTGTCCAGAAATTGCCGGCCTCATCGCGGCATGTTAGAGGCCCTTTCGTCTTGGCCAACCAATTCTTCGCGCGCAAGTCGGTCGAGCAGCTCCATGCGGAGCTGGCCGCTGCCGATCGGCTGCACCGTGTCCTGGGGCCCTTCGCGCTGACGTCTCTCGGCGTCGGCGCCATCATCGGCGCCGGCATCTTCGTTCTGGTGGGGCTCGGTGCACGCGATTTTGCCGGGCCGTCGCTGATGCTCTCGTTCGTGCTCGCGGGCATCGGCTGCGCGCTGGCGGGCCTGTGCTACGCCGAGTTCGCCGCCATGATCCCGGTGGCCGGTAGCGCCTACACGTATGCCTACGCCACGTTGGGCGAGTTGTTCGCGTGGATCATCGGCTGGGATCTGATCCTCGAGTACGCGGTGGCGTCGTGCGCCGTTGCGCATGGGTGGTCGAAGTATTTCCAGGCGTTCCTGGCGCTCTACGGGTTTCATCTGCCGCCATCGCTGACGATGGACCCCTTCACCGCGCTCAGTCTGCATCCGGATATCGTGGCCGGGGCGGTCCATGTGCTCGGGGTTCCCATCATCTTCGACATCTCGGCGCTGGTGATCGTCGTGCTGCTGACGGCCGTGCTGGTTCTCGGCATCCGCGAGAGCGCCGGCCTGAACACGCTGATCGTTCTGCTGAAGCTGGGGATCATCCTCTTCGTGATCATCGCCGGGCTTCCGCACGTGAACCCGGAGAACTGGCAGCCGTACTTCCCGAACGGACTCACGGGGACCCTGCGGGGGGCGGCCTACATCTTCTTCGCGTACATCGGCTTCGATTCCATCAGCACGCATGCCGAGGAGGCGCGCAATCCCGAGCGTGATGTGCCGATCGCGCTGCTGGGATCGCTTGGACTGTGCACGCTGCTCTACATCGCCGTGGCCGCGGTGTTGACGGGAATGGTGCCGACGCCGCAGATCAACATCGACGCGCCGCTGGCGGACGCCTTCTCGCAGAACGGGCTGCCGATCGCCACGACGATCATCGCCCTCGGCGCGGTGGTCGGAATCACCAGCGTGCTGCTGGTGATGATGCTGAGCCAGGCGCGCGTGCTGCTGGCGATGGCCCGAGATGGGCTGCTGCCGAGGTGGTTCTTCGGGGCGATCCACCCGCGCTTCAAGACGCCGCACTACTCGACGATGCTGACCGGCGGCCTGGTGGCGATGGTTGCCGCCCTGCTGCCGCTGGAAGTGCTGGCGGAGATGGTCAACATCGGCACGCTCTTCGCTTTCGTGATCGTGTGCGCCGCGGTTCTGGTGATGCGGCGGACGCGACCCGAGGTACGCCGTCCTTTCCGAACCCCGTTCGTTCCGCTCGTGCCCATCCTGGGCATCGCCTGCAACGGGCTGCTGATGATCTC
Encoded proteins:
- a CDS encoding amino acid permease; the protein is MANQFFARKSVEQLHAELAAADRLHRVLGPFALTSLGVGAIIGAGIFVLVGLGARDFAGPSLMLSFVLAGIGCALAGLCYAEFAAMIPVAGSAYTYAYATLGELFAWIIGWDLILEYAVASCAVAHGWSKYFQAFLALYGFHLPPSLTMDPFTALSLHPDIVAGAVHVLGVPIIFDISALVIVVLLTAVLVLGIRESAGLNTLIVLLKLGIILFVIIAGLPHVNPENWQPYFPNGLTGTLRGAAYIFFAYIGFDSISTHAEEARNPERDVPIALLGSLGLCTLLYIAVAAVLTGMVPTPQINIDAPLADAFSQNGLPIATTIIALGAVVGITSVLLVMMLSQARVLLAMARDGLLPRWFFGAIHPRFKTPHYSTMLTGGLVAMVAALLPLEVLAEMVNIGTLFAFVIVCAAVLVMRRTRPEVRRPFRTPFVPLVPILGIACNGLLMISLGWHNWLRLIVWLAIGMLIYWFYGRHHSRLHTGDVQDVHSATR